A genome region from Pongo pygmaeus isolate AG05252 chromosome 17, NHGRI_mPonPyg2-v2.0_pri, whole genome shotgun sequence includes the following:
- the ATP5F1A gene encoding ATP synthase subunit alpha, mitochondrial, with amino-acid sequence MLSVRVAAAVVRALPRRAGLVSRNALGSSFIAARNFHASNTHLQKTGTAEMSSILEERILGADTSVDLEETGRVLSIGDGIARVHGLRNVQAEEMVEFSSGLKGMSLNLEPDNVGVVVFGNDKLIKEGDIVKRTGAIVDVPVGEELLGRVVDALGNAIDGKGPISSKTRRRVGLKAPGIIPRISVREPMQTGIKAVDSLVPIGRGQRELIIGDRQTGKTSIAIDTIINQKRFNDGSDEKKKLYCIYVAIGQKRSTVAQLVKRLTDADAMKYTIVVSATASDAAPLQYLAPYSGCSMGEYFRDNGKHALIIYDDLSKQAVAYRQMSLLLRRPPGREAYPGDVFYLHSRLLERAAKMNDAFGGGSLTALPVIETQAGDVSAYIPTNVISITDGQIFLETELFYKGIRPAINVGLSVSRVGSAAQTRAMKQVAGTMKLELAQYREVAAFAQFGSDLDAATQQLLSRGVRLTELLKQGQYSPMAIEEQVAVIYAGVRGYLDKLEPSKITKFENAFLSHVVSQHQALLGTIRADGKISEQSDAKLKEIVTNFLAGFEA; translated from the exons ATGCTGTCCGTGCGCGTTGCTGCGGCCGTGGTCCGCGCCCTCCCTCGGCGGGCCGGACTG GTCTCCAGAAATGCTTTGGGTTCATCTTTCATTGCTGCAAGGAACTTCCATGCCTCTAACACTCATCTTCAGAAGACTG GGACTGCTGAGATGTCCTCTATTCTTGAAGAGCGTATTCTTGGAGCTGATACCTCTGTTGACCTTGAAGAAACTGGGCGTGTCTTAAGTATTGGTGATGGTATTGCCCGCGTACATGGGCTGAGGAATgttcaagcagaagaaatggtAGAGTTTTCTTCAGGCCTAaag GGTATGTCCTTGAACTTGGAACCTGACAATGTTGGTGTTGTCGTGTTTGGAAATGATAAACTAATTAAGGAAGGAGATATAGTGAAGAGGACAGGAGCCATTGTGGACGTTCCAGTTGGTGAGGAGCTGTTGGGTCGTGTAGTTGATGCCCTTGGTAATGCTATTGACGGAAAG ggtCCAATCAGTTCCAAGACCCGTAGGCGAGTTGGTCTGAAAGCCCCTGGTATCATTCCTCGAATTTCAGTGCGGGAACCAATGCAGACTGGCATTAAGGCTGTGGATAGCTTGGTGCCAATTGGTCGTGGTCAGCGTGAGCTGATTATTGGTGACCGACAGACTGG gaaaacctCAATTGCCATTGACACAATCATTAACCAGAAACGTTTCAATGATGGATCTGACGAAAAGAAGAAGCTGTACTGTATCTATGTTGCTATTGGTCAAAAGAGATCCACTGTTGCCCAGTTGGTGAAGAGACTTACAGATGCAG ATGCCATGAAGTACACCATTGTGGTGTCAGCTACGGCCTCAGATGCTGCCCCACTTCAGTACCTGGCTCCTTACTCTGGCTGTTCCATGGGAGAGTATTTTAGAGACAATGGCAAACATGCTTTGATCATCTATGACGACTTATCCAAACAG GCTGTTGCTTACCGTCAGATGTCTCTGTTGCTCCGCCGACCCCCTGGTCGTGAGGCCTATCCTGGTGATGTGTTCTACCTACACTCCCGGTTGCTGGAGAGAGCAGCCAAAATGAACGATGCTTTTGGTGGTGGCTCCTTGACTGCTTTGCCAGTCATAGAAACACAGGCTGGTGATGTGTCTGCTTACATTCCAACAAATGTCATTTCCATCACTGATGGACAG ATCTTCTTGGAAACAGAATTGTTCTACAAAGGTATCCGCCCTGCAATTAACGTTGGTCTGTCTGTGTCTCGTGTCGGATCCGCTGCCCAAACCAGGGCTATGAAGCAG GTGGCAGGTACTATGAAGCTGGAATTGGCTCAGTATCGTGAGGTTGCTGCTTTTGCCCAGTTCGGTTCTGACCTCGATGCTGCCACTCAACAACTTTTGAGTCGTGGCGTGCGTCTAACTGAGTTGCTGAAGCAAGGACAGTATT CTCCCATGGCTATTGAAGAACAAGTGGCTGTTATCTATGCGGGTGTAAGGGGGTATCTTGATAAACTGGAGCCCAGCAAGATTACAAAGTTTGAGAATGCTTTCTTGTCTCATGTCGTCAGCCAGCACCAAGCCTTGTTGGGCACTATCAG GGCTGATGGAAAGATCTCAGAACAATCAGATGCAAAGCTGAAAGAGATTGTAACAAACTTCTTGGCTGGATTTGAAGCTTAA